From the Arctopsyche grandis isolate Sample6627 chromosome 11, ASM5162203v2, whole genome shotgun sequence genome, one window contains:
- the LOC143919475 gene encoding leukocyte receptor cluster member 8, with translation MAEKPPPGASAAPPNNPQPPLQQVDPAAYHHNPWLYNMNMNMYQYPYQQPYFNNFYYPHQHQQFHQNVPPPRAKGLLGDCPPLPPPQHQPPLPAPPAPPAVRFSIAPPRPPHAPHRPNPLQGNSGAAKKKRKKNKLRATPLESPPLPAEAPPPPPPPPPCPPLQPPPLPPPTISTAPPLPPPPKPNLFNNPTSAWPESLNNYVMRCYKKCKTDFDRDQIEICLKGRITAAASRDELWIKNWDDEPIPSVYSERNDVVVKAVVPAATLPLPLPLPLPQPQPQPHYHQQAKHLAKPPLPQAANAPNRGKGRGLSNSLSRRLGGHNSSHNIQRSPSPSRTRSRSPRRRRRSTSSSSSSDENIKPNKPNRNNKNHTKVFDRLSNNNQKSGKQGKMPKMQKKKTVFNPEYTATEKLQQRAARFSNGLNSAVSNMSGGSPLGKPRKNSIEISFQNRIIEDTNGDFDWTDYHIVGTCVDLEKSFLRLTKAPDASEVRPTSVLFKSLQNVKDRWVAKQDYYYACDQLKSIRQDLTVQGIRDAFTIQVYETHARIALEKGDHEEFNQCQTQLKMLYAEVPRSGNKMEFAAYRILYYIFTKNTLDLTTILKSLSDDEKQDHCVAHSLLIRSAWATGNYHRFFDLYQSAPMMSGFLIDWFIERERKSYLKCIIKSYRQSIPVEFLRTEMAFETEELTLEFLAPFALTFTDTTCQHIDCKTSMAILANI, from the exons ATGGCCGAGAAGCCACCGCCCGGCGCCTCCGCTGCGCCCCCCAACAACCCGCAGCCGCCCCTGCAGCAGGTCGACCCCGCCGCCTACCACCACAACCCCTGGCTCTACAACATGAACATGAACATGTACCAGTACCCGTACCAGCAGCCCTACTTCAACAACTTCTACTACCCGCACCAGCACCAGCAGTTCCACCAGAACGTGCCGCCGCCCCGTGCCAAGGGGCTGCTGGGCGACTGcccgcccctgccgcccccccAGCACCAGCCGCCGCTCCCCGCGCCGCCTGCGCCCCCCGCCGTGCGCTTCTCCATCGCCCCGCCGCGCCCCCCGCACGCCCCCCACAGACCCAACCCCTTGCAAGGGAACAGTGGCGCCGCCAAGAAGAAGCGCAAGAAGAACAAACTGAGGGCCACCCCCTTGGAGTCGCCCCCGTTGCCCGCCGAGGCGccgccgcccccgcccccgccgcccccgtGCCCCCCCCTGCAGCCTCCCCCGCTGCCCCCGCCCACGATCTCCACGGCGCCCCCCCTGCCCCCGCCCCCCAAGCCCAACCTGTTCAACAACCCCACCTCGGCCTGGCCGGAGAGCCTCAACAACTACGTGATGCGCTGCTACAAAAAGTGCAAGACGGACTTCGACCGGGACCAGATCGAGATCTGCCTGAAGGGCCGCATCACGGCGGCGGCCAGCCGCGACGAGCTGTGGATCAAGAACTGGGACGACGAGCCCATCCCCAGTGTGTACAGCGAGCGGAACGACGTGGTGGTGAAGGCGGTCGTGCCCGCGGCCAcgctccccctccccctccccctcccgctGCCGCAGCCGCAGCCGCAGCCGCACTATCACCAGCAGGCTAAGCACCTCGCCAAGCCCCCTCTGCCGCAGGCGGCGAACGCTCCCAACCGGGGCAAAGGACGCGGCTTGTCCAACTCGCTGTCTCGCAGACTCGGAGGACACAACTCGTCGCACAACATACAGAGATCGCCGTCGCCCAGCCGGACTAGGTCGCGAAGCCCCCGACGGAGACGGCGAAG CACGAGTTCCAGTTCCAGCAGCGACGAAAACATCAAGCCGAACAAGCCCAACCGGAACAATAAGAACCATACAAAGGTATTCGATCGTTTGTCCAACAATAATCAAAAGTCAGGCAAGCAGGGTAAGATGCCCAAAATGCAAAAGAAGAAGACCGTGTTCAATCCGGAGTACACGGCCACGGAGAAGCTTCAGCAGCGAGCGGCCCGCTTCAGCAACGGTCTGAACAGTGCCGTGTCGAACATGAGCGGTGGTTCGCCGCTCGGCAAGCCGCGCAAGAACAGCATAGAGATATCGTTTCAAAATAGAATCATCGAAGACACGAACGGCGACTTCGACTGGACCGACTACCACATAGTCGGCACGTGTGTCGATTTAGAAAAGTCGTTCTTGCGTCTGACGAAAGCCCCCGACGCCAGCGAGGTGCGGCCCACGAGCGTTCTTTTCAAATCGTTGCAAAACGTGAAAGACCGCTGGGTGGCCAAGCAAGACTATTATTATGCGTGTGATCAGTTAAAGTCCATAAGACAAGATTTGAcg GTTCAAGGTATCCGAGACGCGTTCACGATACAAGTGTACGAAACTCACGCGAGGATCGCTTTGGAGAAGGGCGATCACGAGGAATTCAATCAGTGCCAAACACAACTGAAGATGTTGTACGCTGAAGTACCACGCAGCGGTAATAAAATGGAATTTGCCGCTTATCGGATactttactatattttcacgAAAAATACTTTAG ATTTAACTACTATATTAAAATCGCTGTCGGATGACGAGAAGCAGGATCATTGCGTCGCTCATTCGCTGTTGATACGTAGTGCGTGGGCGACGGGAAACTATCACAGATTCTTCGATCTGTACCAGAGCGCGCCGATGATGAGCGGCTTCCTCATAGACTGGTTCATCGAACGCGAGAGGAAATCGTATCTAAAGTGTATTATAAAATC TTACCGCCAGTCGATCCCGGTTGAGTTTTTGAGGACGGAAATGGCTTTCGAGACCGAGGAGCTCACTTTAGAATTCTTGGCCCCATTCGCTCTCACGTTTACAGATACGACTTGTCAACACATCGATTGCAAAACGAGCATGGCCATCTTGGCGAATATCTGA
- the LOC143919326 gene encoding ecto-NOX disulfide-thiol exchanger 1, giving the protein MSFPFPGNLHNAPLPPPPMMSGIPMLGGQGFENMHQNFNINHNMLMPGMNDAPLEFNMNKNLPPLPSDNSLNIDDNSQHRINDNFEQNSDHPSQQQMNDNRGMNKKRSHDRDNSRRRDRKDHNDDKDRRDRHDRNRALYKGNNRIPDSQNDRSNSSGKNSDNRVPEDIIPDNNIQSGGIAPQPGMMYGGMGMGSMYGGGMIGAPMGMVGGMGGMMMDPSMMGMGQYTMMPSQIDNPNINDNNQMNNMQITGANGMPINTGNAMPMGGDGISMPGNDLSMGINNPISGIMGINNIPMGAVKETIQMKSCTLLPPYPSSAPPTTRERPPGCRTVFVGGLPENITEDILTEIFERCGQITSLRLSKKNFCHIRFVYEQSVDGAVYLSGYRIRIDNKTDPANCARLHVDYAQARDDKHEWECKQRALQRAARHLERQVTLYRPPSPPPIHHYSDHEAAAICEKIKQDENFIQAVQVVITWLERGDCNKKNVNVFYSMIQSTNSHVRRLLNEKTQYDEEIQRAKDEAKQKMQGILSQFSQVEKVFAAASHKKVWDHFTKAQRKNIDMWKKQSSEIRSIQLEDFLQESYGGEEMDCSDTDDVEGNSPRKKTKLDGDALKEENDNLRCQLEAYKNEIDILKSEMQCDIDSKVQDIQQFQVQITMLETQLTQAKRAQASESVKLLAMEAKLNAKEKMNAAEKCAFDLNKIKDDKENISNMEQIEKGESKEASRIQGCLSDKEAKLIGIISTFLHVHPFGASTDYVWSYVQKMEPQLSPNQVEDLLRKFPTVFIQEMSGVGANIERKWVFSGFNNTH; this is encoded by the exons ATGTCGTTTCCGTTTCCTGGAAACTTACATAATGCGCCCCTGCCTCCGCCCCCCATGA TGTCTGGAATTCCGATGCTTGGCGGACAGGGTTTTGAAAATATGCATCAAAACTTCAACATAAACCACAACATGCTGATGCCCGGAATGAACGATGCACCGCTCGAATTCAACATGAACAAAAATCTACCCCCACTGCCTTCCGACAACAGCTTGAACATCGACGACAATAGTCAGCACAGAATCAACGACAACTTCGAACAGAATTCTGACCACCCATCGCAGCAGCAAATGAACGATAATCGGGGGATGAACAAGAAACGTTCTCACGATAGAGACAACAGCCGGAGAAGAGACCGGAAAGATCACAACGACGACAAGGACCGACGAGACAGACACGACCGAAACAGAGCTTTATACAAGGGCAATAATAGAATACCAGACAGTCAGAACGATCGCAGCAACAGCTCTGGCAAAAATAGCGATAATAGAGTTCCAGAAGATATCATTCCCGATAATAACATACAATCTGGTGGCATCGCTCCACAACCTG gtATGATGTATGGAGGGATGGGAATGGGTAGTATGTATGGAGGCGGCATGATCGGAGCGCCGATGGGAATGGTCGGTGGGATGGGTGGCATGATGATGGATCCCTCAATGATGGGAATGGGTCAATACACGATGATGCCATCTCAAATCGACAATCCGAACATCAACGACAACAACCAAATGAACAACATGCAAATAACCGGTGCGAACGGAATGCCAATCAACACCGGCAATGCAATGCCCATGGGCGGAGACGGCATATCAATGCCTGGAAACGACTTATCAATGGGTATCAACAATCCCATCAGCGGAATAATGGGCATAAACAATATTCCGATGGGTGCCGTTAAGGAGACTATTCAAATGAAGTCATGTACGTTACTGCCGCCTTATCCGAGCTCAGCTCCCCCGACGACGAGAGAGCGTCCTCCCGGTTGTCGGACGGTCTTCGTCGGCGGCCTGCCGGAGAACATCACCGAGGATATACTCACGGAGATATTCGAGAGGTGTGGTCAGATCACGTCGTTGCGGCTCTCCAAGAAAAATTTCTGCCACATCCGATTTGTATATGAGCAGTCGGTGGACGGCGCCGTTTACTTGTCCGGTTATAGGATACGTATCGATAATAAGACAGATCCGGCTAATTGTGCTCGGTTGCATGTCGACTATGCCCAGGCGAGGGATGATAAGCATGAGTGGGAGTGTAAGCAGCGCGCTCTACAGAGGGCTGCGCGGCATTTGGAAAGGCAGGTTACACTGTATCGGCCGCCGTCTCCGCCTCCTATACATCATTACTCTGATCACGAGGCTGCTGCCATATGTGAAAAGATTAAACAAGATGAGAATTTCATCCAAGCTGTACAA GTCGTGATAACGTGGCTGGAAAGAGGCGATTGCAATAAAAAGAACGTGAACGTATTCTATTCCATGATACAGAGCACAAATTCGCACGTGAGAAGACTCCTGAACGAGAAAACCCAATACGACGAGGAGATACAACGCGCCAAAGACGAAGCCAAACAAAAAATGCAAGGAATCCTAAGTCAAT TCTCACAGGTGGAGAAGGTATTTGCGGCCGCTTCTCACAAGAAGGTCTGGGATCATTTCACCAAAGCTCAACGCAAAAACATTGACATGTGGAAGAAACAATCATCG GAAATCCGTAGCATTCAATTGGAAGATTTCCTTCAAGAGTCTTACGGCGGTGAAGAAATGGACTGCAGCGATACCGACGACGTTGAAGGAAACAGTCCTCGGAAGAAGACCAAATTAGACGGGGATGCGCTCAAG GAGGAGAACGACAACTTACGGTGTCAACTAGAAGCgtacaaaaatgaaatagaCATACTTAAATCGGAAATGCAATGTGATATAGACAGTAAAGTGCAAGATATACAGCAATTTCAAGTTCAGATCACTATGTTAGAGACACAACTCACTCAGGCGAAACGAGCTCAAGCTTCGGAATCCGTCAAACTCTTAGCCATGGAAGCGAAACTAAACGCCAAGGAAAAGATGAATGCTGCTGAAAAGTGCGCATTTGACTTGAACAAAATCAAAGACGACAAAGAAAATATCTCCAATATGGAACAAATCGAAAAG GGAGAATCCAAAGAAGCGTCTCGGATACAGGGTTGTCTGTCGGACAAGGAGGCCAAGCTGATCGGAATAATATCCACGTTTTTGCATGTGCATCCTTTTGGGGCCAGCACCGATTATGTGTGGTCTTACGTTCAAAAAATGGAGCCTCAACTTAGTCCGAATCAAGTAGAAGACCTTCTTCGCAAGTTTCCGACCGTATTCATCCAGGAAATGTCAGGCGTTGGGGCAAACATAGAAAGGAAGTGGGTCTTCAGCGGATTCAATAACACCCATTGA
- the Dnai2 gene encoding dynein, axonemal, intermediate chain 2, with translation MEKSDFTYTYSKSRSQFGKQCFFSDRGPEMMESIPSDKTLGKNFILKNPIHQALQKSKNFSEHEVNTFRAEYVNAGINHVEGGWPKDINTADAEATQRYRRKIEKDDAYVHCVMHLSHDMEHYILQNNAINVYQKYFTDVDPAPPIEKSSCRTVNVYRDQNTIKRPITFLSWSADNGARLAATHCDLEFHTATAEQCTHSYIWDIENPNKPQLVIIPHSPLCCLEFNPRDPNTLVGGLLSGQVAAFDIRRGSKPYEICPMHQAHRDPVRNVLHINSKTGTEFFSSSADGQVKWWDTRKLSEPTDSMIIDPVKVVGEEQCVKRALGVSCLEYETTIPTRFMCGTEQGLVIGGNRKGKTPIERLPGRYAAHLGPVYALQRNPGFVKNFLTVGDWTARIWSEDCKESPIIWTYFHRAKLTDGAWSPLRFSLFMTTRWDGCLCCWDILRKQTAPVVTAQLCDEPLTKLRPQDQGRLVPCGSSKGAVYLVELSENLGVSAKNDKLLLTNMFERESKRERILEARMRELRLKMKVKSGQQGAGGGGGATGDQTSGSDQDVLDAEVDYRQIVEREAKAQQAPPTVDHILENTE, from the exons ATGGAAAAATCAGattttacttatacatacaGCAAATCTCGTTCTCAATTCGGGAAACAATGCTTTTTCTCCGACAGAGGACCGGAGATGATGGAAAGTATACCCTCAGATAAAACACTAggtaaaaatttcatattaaaaaatccaaTTCATCAAGCGCTTCAAAAGAGCAAAAACTTCTCCGAACATGAAGTCAACACATTTAG GGCTGAATATGTCAATGCCGGAATTAATCACGTAGAAGGAGGCTGGCCAAAGGACATAAACACGGCCGATGCCGAAGCTACACAACGGTACCgtagaaaaattgaaaaagacgATGCTTACGTCCACTGTGTCATGCATTTAAGTCAT GATATGGAACATTACATACTGCAAAACAATGCAATCAATGTGTATCAAAAGTACTTCACCGACGTGGATCCGGCACCTCCGATCGAAAAGAGCTCTTGCAGAACGGTGAACGTTTACCGGGATCAAAATACGATCAAAAGACCAATCACCTTCCTTAGCTGGTCTGCTGATAATGGTGCTAGATTAGCAGCGACACATTGCGACTTGGAATTCCATACGGCCACTGCAGAACAGTGCACGCACAGTTACATTTGGGATATAG AAAATCCGAATAAACCACAACTGGTGATTATTCCACATTCGCCGCTTTGCTGTTTAGAGTTCAACCCTCGAGATCCCAACACCCTAGTCGGCGGATTGCTTAGTGGTCAG GTAGCTGCTTTTGATATTCGTCGCGGGTCTAAGCCGTACGAAATATGTCCGATGCATCAAGCGCATCGTGATCCCGTCCGGAACGTTCTACACATTAATtcgaaaacgggaacggagtTCTTTTCCTCGTCAGCTGACGGCCAAGTAAAATG GTGGGATACTCGTAAGCTATCTGAACCAACTGATTCGATGATAATAGATCCTGTCAAAGTCGTAGGAGAAGAGCAGTGCGTTAAGAGAGCTTTAGGAGTGAGTTGCCTTGAATATGAAACCACAATTCCTACaag ATTTATGTGTGGGACCGAGCAAGGTTTAGTAATAGGAGGAAATAGAAAAGGCAAAACACCAATTGAACGTCTTCCCGGAAGG TATGCAGCACATTTAGGTCCCGTATACGCCTTGCAAAGGAACCCCGGCTTCGTCAAAAATTTTCTAACAGTCGGTGATTGGACGGCTAGGATATGGTCCGAAGATTGCAAGGAAAGTCCGATCATCTGGACGTACTTTCACCGGGCCAAACTCACCGACGGGGCATGGAGTCCGCTCAG GTTTTCGTTGTTCATGACGACCCGATGGGATGGCTGCTTGTGCTGTTGGGACATTCTACGCAAGCAAACAGCTCCCGTAGTCACAGCTCAGTTGTGCGACGAACCGCTGACTAAACTAAGACCACAAGATCAA GGACGCTTAGTACCGTGCGGTAGTAGTAAAGGTGCTGTGTATCTAGTCGAGTTGTCTGAAAATCTAGGAGTTTCGGCTAAAAATGATAAGCTGCTGCTTACAAAT ATGTTTGAGCGTGAAAGTAAGCGTGAGAGGATTTTAGAGGCGAGGATGCGTGAGTTGAGATTGAAGATGAAGGTGAAGAGTGGACAGCAGGGGGCGGGTGGAGGAGGTGGTGCGACCGGAGACCAGACGAGCGGGAGTGATCAGGATGTGCTCGATGCTGAAGTCGATTATCGTCAAATTGTAGAAAGAGAAGCCAAAGCTCAGCAAGCTCCGCCAACTGTCGATCATATTTTAG aaaACACTGAATAA